One genomic segment of Bradyrhizobium prioriisuperbiae includes these proteins:
- a CDS encoding error-prone DNA polymerase gives MSYAELQVTSQFSFLRGTSRAEELFATAAVLGISALGIVDRNSLAGIGRAHEAAKVTGVRLIVGCRLDLEDFPSLLVYPTDRAAYGRLCRLLSIGKGRAGKGKCSLSITDVEAWCEGLIAILVPNTADDALPTNLQRLKAAFGNRVYCSLTRRFRPNDAARLRAIAEVAQAAGVPTVVTGDVLYHTPERRMLQDVVTCIRLKTTIDKAGFLKEKHTDRFLKPPAETARLFRRYPDAVARTLDIARRCTFSLDELTYSYPTESLDGLSAQDRLEKLTWEGAAQRYPDSVPDNVAMQLRHELSLIERMGYAPYFLTVHSIVRFARSKDILCQGRGSAANSAVCFVLGVTAIDPVRQGLLFERFVSEERREPPDIDVDFEHERREEVIQWIYETYGRHRSALTATVSRYQARGAVREVGKALGVPADITGSLARLVWGWSEDGVTEAELKELNLNSEDRRLRLTLELAQQLIGTPRHLSQHPGGFVLTLDRLDEMVPIEPAAMDDRQVIEWDKDDIEALGFMKVDVLGLGMLSCMRRAFTLLKSAKGIDLDLATIPAEDPQTYAMIREADTVGVFQIESRAQMAMLPRLAPRHFYDLVIEVAIVRPGPIQGDMVHPYLRRREGREPVAFPKPELEKVLGKTLGVPLFQEQAMQVAMVAAGFSASEADQLRRAMATFKFTGGVNKFRDKLVAGMIDNGYTPEFAERTFKQLEGFGSYGFPESHAASFALIAYASSWMKCHHPDVFCAAIVNAQPMGFYDSSQLVRDARQHGVEIRPIDINASDWDCTLESLDDKRRAVRLGLRLTRGLAEKDARRIVTARNAPYASVLDLSRRAQAPVAALVQLAKADAFGSLGLGRREASWAIKVVHNDPLPLFREADRREGQFKPEVIEPAVALPSMTERREVVEDYRSHGLTLRAHPLSFVRDQLSQSGISTCARLRDAPDRSRITVSGLVLVRQRPGSAKGVMFITLEDETNIANLVVWPSLFDKQRKIVLGAQMMACRGTVQSVSGVVHLVAEYLIDQSDLLRSISGIDAFTLPAGRGDEAKHGGSGFDSREPKLSPTVKPRDIYIPDLHIDTLTVKARNFR, from the coding sequence ATGAGTTATGCCGAACTCCAGGTCACCTCTCAGTTCTCGTTCCTGCGTGGCACGTCGCGCGCCGAGGAGTTGTTTGCGACAGCTGCCGTCCTCGGCATCTCCGCGCTCGGCATCGTTGATCGCAATTCGTTGGCCGGCATCGGGCGGGCCCATGAGGCCGCCAAGGTCACCGGCGTACGCCTGATCGTCGGGTGCCGGCTCGATCTTGAGGATTTCCCTTCGCTGCTCGTCTACCCCACCGACCGTGCGGCCTACGGCCGGCTGTGCCGGCTGCTGTCGATCGGCAAGGGACGCGCCGGCAAGGGCAAATGTTCGCTCTCGATCACCGACGTGGAGGCCTGGTGCGAGGGCCTGATCGCCATTCTTGTGCCCAACACCGCAGACGACGCCCTCCCCACAAATCTCCAGCGGCTCAAGGCGGCGTTCGGCAATCGCGTCTATTGCAGCCTGACACGACGGTTCAGGCCGAACGATGCGGCGCGGCTTCGCGCCATCGCTGAGGTCGCCCAAGCCGCCGGCGTCCCAACGGTCGTCACCGGCGATGTGCTCTATCACACGCCGGAGCGGCGGATGCTTCAGGACGTTGTGACCTGCATCCGACTCAAGACCACGATCGACAAAGCCGGATTCCTCAAGGAAAAACACACCGACCGTTTTCTGAAGCCGCCCGCGGAGACCGCGCGGCTATTCCGGCGCTATCCCGACGCGGTCGCCCGCACCCTCGATATCGCACGCCGCTGTACGTTCTCGCTGGACGAGCTCACCTACAGCTATCCCACCGAGAGCCTGGACGGCCTCTCCGCACAGGACCGCCTGGAAAAGCTGACCTGGGAGGGCGCAGCCCAACGCTACCCCGATAGCGTGCCCGACAATGTGGCGATGCAGCTTCGCCACGAGCTGAGCCTGATCGAACGAATGGGGTATGCGCCCTACTTCCTTACGGTGCATTCCATCGTCCGCTTCGCCCGCTCCAAGGACATTTTGTGCCAGGGCCGCGGCTCGGCGGCCAATTCCGCGGTTTGCTTCGTGCTCGGCGTCACCGCTATCGATCCGGTGCGTCAGGGCCTGCTGTTCGAGCGTTTTGTCTCCGAAGAGCGCCGTGAGCCACCGGATATCGACGTGGATTTCGAGCATGAGCGGCGCGAGGAAGTGATCCAGTGGATCTACGAGACCTATGGCCGGCACCGCTCGGCGCTGACCGCCACCGTCTCCCGCTATCAAGCGCGCGGCGCTGTCCGCGAGGTTGGCAAGGCGCTGGGTGTGCCGGCAGACATCACCGGCAGCCTTGCGCGGCTGGTCTGGGGCTGGAGCGAGGACGGGGTCACCGAGGCCGAACTCAAGGAGTTGAACCTCAATTCTGAGGATCGGCGCCTGCGGTTGACCCTTGAGCTGGCGCAGCAGCTGATCGGCACGCCGCGCCATCTCTCCCAGCATCCAGGCGGGTTCGTGCTGACACTGGACCGCCTTGACGAGATGGTTCCGATCGAGCCCGCCGCGATGGACGACCGGCAAGTCATCGAATGGGACAAGGACGACATCGAGGCGCTTGGCTTCATGAAGGTCGACGTGCTGGGCCTCGGCATGCTCAGCTGCATGCGCCGCGCCTTCACCCTGCTCAAATCGGCCAAGGGCATCGACCTCGATCTCGCAACCATCCCGGCGGAGGATCCGCAAACTTACGCCATGATCCGCGAGGCGGACACGGTCGGCGTGTTCCAGATCGAAAGCCGGGCACAGATGGCGATGCTGCCGCGCCTTGCGCCGCGGCACTTCTACGACCTGGTCATTGAGGTTGCGATCGTGCGCCCCGGTCCGATCCAGGGCGATATGGTGCATCCCTATCTGCGCCGCCGCGAAGGCCGGGAGCCAGTCGCCTTCCCCAAGCCCGAGCTGGAAAAGGTGCTCGGCAAGACCCTCGGTGTGCCCCTATTCCAGGAGCAGGCCATGCAGGTGGCCATGGTGGCCGCGGGATTTTCCGCCAGCGAAGCCGATCAGTTGCGCCGCGCCATGGCGACCTTCAAGTTCACCGGTGGCGTCAACAAGTTCCGGGACAAGCTGGTTGCCGGCATGATCGACAATGGCTACACGCCCGAGTTCGCAGAGCGCACGTTCAAGCAATTGGAGGGCTTCGGTTCCTACGGTTTCCCGGAGAGCCATGCGGCGTCGTTCGCCCTGATCGCCTACGCTTCGAGCTGGATGAAATGCCATCATCCGGATGTGTTCTGCGCGGCCATCGTCAATGCCCAACCCATGGGGTTCTACGATTCCTCACAGCTGGTCCGCGATGCCCGCCAGCATGGCGTCGAGATCCGCCCGATCGATATCAACGCCTCCGATTGGGACTGCACCCTTGAATCCCTGGACGACAAACGCCGTGCCGTCCGGCTCGGTTTGCGCCTGACCCGCGGCCTTGCTGAAAAAGATGCCCGACGGATCGTCACGGCTCGCAACGCCCCCTACGCCAGCGTGCTCGATCTGTCGCGCCGTGCCCAGGCGCCAGTCGCCGCCCTTGTCCAACTGGCGAAAGCGGATGCATTCGGCTCCCTGGGCTTGGGCCGTCGGGAGGCGTCATGGGCCATCAAGGTTGTGCACAATGACCCCTTGCCGCTGTTTCGCGAGGCCGACCGGCGCGAAGGACAGTTCAAGCCAGAAGTTATCGAACCAGCGGTGGCATTGCCCTCCATGACCGAGCGGCGCGAGGTGGTTGAGGACTACCGATCCCATGGCCTGACCTTACGAGCGCACCCGCTCTCGTTCGTCCGCGATCAGCTCAGCCAGTCCGGCATCTCGACCTGCGCACGGCTGCGCGACGCGCCGGACCGCTCTCGCATCACCGTGTCGGGCCTGGTGCTGGTGCGCCAGCGCCCCGGCTCGGCCAAAGGCGTCATGTTCATCACGCTGGAAGACGAGACCAATATAGCCAACCTCGTGGTGTGGCCGTCGCTATTCGACAAGCAGCGCAAGATCGTCCTGGGCGCGCAGATGATGGCCTGCCGGGGCACAGTGCAAAGCGTTAGCGGCGTGGTTCACCTGGTCGCTGAATATCTGATCGACCAATCCGACCTGCTGCGCAGCATCAGCGGCATCGACGCGTTCACCCTGCCGGCCGGCCGCGGCGACGAAGCCAAACACGGCGGCAGCGGTTTCGACAGCCGCGAACCGAAACTGTCCCCCACGGTCAAACCGCGGGACATCTATATTCCGGATCTCCACATCGACACGCTGACTGTCAAGGCGCGGAATTTTCGGTAG
- a CDS encoding alpha/beta hydrolase, whose protein sequence is MSGRLCRWIDDAIAEILRRDSTYFERFPLVFPVSEGLPAESENGLSSSSHTETAEILATTVSQCRARGATIRQDVSARDPVADMILKTALAGRRPLSEICLHADELDLMSCIRVDYREGTTRRGSRYFVRRDGSIPVVLVNAIGAPLDPWSQLIADRSHDLRIIIVESQCADLFNGGMRRYVDLGSDVEEIYSALSRERIGQFSVLGWCSGGRAATELAVRGADQVSFLVLVSPSFCGAAGVGPQLTGFESGIGQMCTTVRQNPAAANFFVRSIEKLAQSGDWARNLHDPIKRGAALFKLPAKRRAGALVASMLDCEFLRNYAARDLSDSEYQIHEALKRVAAPILLITGDHDNIVNSEYVSSVLDVWGNDVTLAEISGAGHYAQDLQYAHLTSLIDRFLNGTFPSSNERVAVRSIGKSTISKSSK, encoded by the coding sequence ATGTCTGGTAGGCTCTGCCGTTGGATCGACGACGCGATAGCTGAGATACTACGGAGAGACTCAACCTATTTCGAGCGCTTTCCGCTGGTGTTTCCCGTGTCGGAGGGGCTGCCGGCCGAGAGTGAGAATGGCTTGAGTTCGTCAAGTCACACAGAGACGGCTGAGATCCTCGCCACCACGGTGTCGCAATGTCGCGCACGAGGCGCGACGATACGACAAGATGTCTCTGCCCGTGATCCTGTCGCCGACATGATACTCAAGACTGCACTCGCGGGTCGTCGCCCGCTTTCCGAGATATGCCTGCATGCTGATGAACTTGACCTAATGTCGTGTATACGGGTCGATTATCGGGAAGGCACCACACGGCGAGGATCGCGATATTTCGTGCGGCGCGATGGCAGCATCCCGGTCGTTCTAGTGAATGCGATTGGTGCGCCGCTGGATCCATGGTCTCAGTTGATCGCGGACCGATCTCACGACCTTCGTATCATTATCGTCGAGAGTCAGTGTGCTGATTTGTTTAATGGAGGCATGAGGAGGTATGTGGACCTTGGCTCCGATGTGGAGGAGATTTACAGCGCTCTTTCTCGAGAACGGATCGGTCAATTCTCCGTTTTGGGCTGGTGTAGCGGAGGTCGGGCGGCCACAGAGTTGGCGGTTAGAGGTGCCGATCAGGTGAGTTTCCTCGTACTCGTCTCTCCATCATTCTGTGGTGCAGCAGGGGTCGGGCCGCAGTTAACCGGTTTCGAGAGTGGAATAGGGCAGATGTGCACCACGGTGCGTCAAAATCCAGCCGCAGCAAATTTTTTCGTTCGAAGTATCGAGAAGCTTGCGCAGTCAGGTGATTGGGCGAGAAATTTGCACGATCCCATCAAGCGTGGCGCTGCTCTGTTTAAGCTGCCAGCGAAGAGACGCGCCGGTGCGCTTGTCGCGTCAATGTTGGATTGCGAATTTCTGCGCAATTATGCAGCACGAGATCTTTCAGATAGCGAGTATCAGATCCATGAAGCGTTGAAACGTGTTGCTGCGCCAATTCTATTGATCACTGGTGATCACGATAACATCGTGAATAGCGAGTACGTGTCATCCGTGTTGGACGTTTGGGGAAATGACGTGACGTTGGCAGAGATAAGTGGAGCAGGGCATTATGCCCAGGATCTGCAATATGCTCATCTTACGTCGCTCATAGATCGATTTCTGAATGGTACTTTCCCATCATCAAATGAGCGGGTAGCAGTCAGGTCCATTGGGAAGTCAACGATTTCGAAGAGTAGCAAATAA
- a CDS encoding NAD(P)/FAD-dependent oxidoreductase, whose amino-acid sequence MAARYDAIIVGARCAGSSAAMLLARRGWRVLLLDRVAFPKDTISTHLVQPQGVARLAEWGLLDKLTASGCPPIHTYSFDFDKIQISGSPGTPEMPVAFCPRRTILDKLLVDAAAASGVEIRENCTVENLQFGDSGVIGVKTIMSGKQHSERAQIVIGADGRNSVVARLVRAEQYNEQPPLSALYYAYWSNVSKIDRFEAYNRPNRMISAAPTNDNLTIISVAWPFHEHEKNRIDIQSTYLDALAQVPELADRLSSAHRDTRITGMAVPNYFRKPHGNGWMLIGDAGYSKDPMTAQGIADAFIDGERGADALHRAFGNPDENQALEAYQRLRDERVIRMYELTCRTAKLDPLPERMRQVFEAIREDSDCMDDFVRMSAGTILPTEFWSPKIMQMLVAARRSRT is encoded by the coding sequence ATGGCAGCCCGGTACGACGCTATTATCGTAGGCGCCCGTTGTGCCGGATCGTCCGCAGCGATGCTACTGGCTCGCCGCGGTTGGCGAGTTTTGCTGCTTGACCGGGTGGCCTTTCCCAAGGACACCATCTCAACCCATCTTGTGCAACCGCAGGGCGTTGCCCGATTGGCCGAATGGGGGTTGCTGGACAAGCTTACGGCCTCTGGATGTCCTCCCATCCACACCTATTCATTTGATTTCGACAAAATCCAGATTTCCGGCTCTCCGGGAACGCCGGAGATGCCGGTGGCCTTCTGCCCTCGGCGAACCATTCTCGATAAGCTCTTGGTGGACGCAGCGGCTGCATCGGGCGTCGAGATTCGAGAAAACTGCACGGTCGAAAACCTCCAATTTGGAGATTCCGGTGTCATTGGTGTCAAAACGATCATGAGCGGAAAGCAACATTCGGAACGGGCCCAGATTGTTATCGGAGCCGACGGTCGCAATTCGGTTGTTGCGAGGCTCGTAAGAGCGGAACAGTACAACGAACAACCCCCTCTCTCCGCTCTGTATTACGCGTACTGGAGTAACGTTTCCAAGATCGATCGTTTTGAAGCCTACAATCGCCCCAACCGGATGATCTCCGCGGCTCCGACAAACGACAATCTTACAATCATATCGGTCGCTTGGCCGTTCCATGAGCACGAAAAAAACCGTATCGACATCCAGAGCACATACTTGGACGCCCTTGCCCAAGTACCGGAACTGGCCGACCGCCTCAGTTCGGCGCACCGAGATACAAGAATCACCGGGATGGCCGTTCCTAATTATTTCCGAAAACCGCACGGAAACGGATGGATGCTAATCGGAGACGCCGGATACAGCAAAGACCCAATGACCGCGCAGGGGATTGCCGATGCATTTATTGACGGAGAGCGCGGCGCTGACGCCTTGCACCGCGCATTTGGAAACCCCGACGAGAACCAGGCCCTAGAAGCCTATCAGCGACTTCGCGACGAGCGCGTTATCCGAATGTATGAACTCACGTGCCGAACGGCAAAACTCGACCCTTTGCCCGAAAGGATGCGGCAGGTCTTCGAGGCAATTCGAGAAGATTCCGATTGCATGGATGATTTTGTTCGGATGAGTGCCGGAACCATACTCCCGACGGAATTTTGGTCACCTAAGATAATGCAGATGTTGGTCGCCGCACGCCGATCCCGCACATAG
- a CDS encoding 4'-phosphopantetheinyl transferase family protein, which yields MLQPEQAPPSEPEIAALFRSILPYGVFVHGGPIAAPLTTLFDSEYELVRSAVTKRQREFAAGRHYAHLALASAGFRPAPIHPAPDRGPIWPSDIVGSISHTDYCAVAAVASASILTALGIDLEHRVSLAPNVIALIADRDERALWNDNKLPIELRDSTAPLTFSAKEAVFKAYYPKFRRRISFGDIQIRYTGVPSRFCVQAPQLPDPDQSFLASVEGRFAITTNYIATVALVLRCT from the coding sequence ATGCTCCAGCCTGAGCAAGCCCCGCCCAGTGAGCCAGAGATTGCCGCCTTATTTCGATCAATCCTGCCTTACGGAGTATTCGTTCACGGTGGACCGATCGCTGCACCGCTCACAACGCTATTTGATAGCGAGTATGAACTGGTGCGCTCAGCAGTCACAAAGCGTCAGCGGGAATTCGCCGCCGGCCGGCACTACGCTCACCTGGCATTGGCGTCCGCGGGTTTCCGACCCGCGCCTATCCATCCCGCGCCTGATCGGGGCCCGATCTGGCCAAGCGACATAGTTGGCAGCATATCACACACCGACTATTGTGCCGTCGCTGCAGTTGCCAGCGCGAGCATCCTGACAGCTCTTGGAATAGATCTGGAGCACCGTGTTTCTCTCGCGCCTAACGTAATTGCACTCATTGCAGACCGTGATGAACGCGCGTTATGGAACGACAACAAGTTGCCTATCGAGCTTCGAGACAGCACTGCACCGCTCACATTCTCGGCGAAGGAAGCTGTTTTTAAAGCATACTATCCCAAATTTCGCAGACGAATATCATTCGGCGATATACAAATTCGATACACGGGCGTCCCTAGCCGCTTTTGCGTGCAGGCTCCCCAGCTACCTGACCCGGATCAATCCTTTCTTGCTTCAGTGGAGGGGCGTTTTGCGATCACGACCAACTATATAGCGACTGTCGCGCTAGTCCTCCGCTGCACTTAA
- the sbnB gene encoding 2,3-diaminopropionate biosynthesis protein SbnB — MAEVSARAFSVIGSDYIKQFTTENVAQIVDLVKETYRIHGEGKTINPDSYFLRFPGRPSARIIALPAAIKDQEPIVGLKWISSFPENLSYGLNRASAVLILNDYATGYPLACMEGSNISAARTAASAVCAAELLHPSGKIVSRMGVIGAGPIARTSCEYLIRTGWKVGEFRVLDLEKARAEVFADQLTSCDQRAAVYDRYEDVLSASDLVLFATTAAAPYINDVELFRHNPTVLHLSLRDLSIENVLSCQNIVDDVEHCLKANTSVHLTEQCLGHRKFVSGTISQLIAGEMRADNDRPRLFSPFGLGILDLAVGRVIYNKYRRDLGGSAVAGFFPED, encoded by the coding sequence ATGGCAGAGGTGTCGGCCAGAGCATTCTCCGTTATTGGTAGCGACTACATCAAGCAATTCACTACTGAAAACGTTGCTCAAATTGTTGATTTGGTCAAAGAGACCTATCGAATTCATGGAGAGGGGAAGACGATCAATCCGGATAGCTATTTTCTTCGATTTCCGGGGCGACCGTCAGCGCGCATTATTGCATTGCCAGCAGCAATTAAGGATCAGGAGCCAATCGTTGGTTTGAAATGGATATCGAGTTTTCCGGAGAACCTCTCCTATGGATTGAATAGGGCGTCGGCCGTATTAATCCTCAATGATTATGCGACCGGTTATCCTTTGGCTTGCATGGAAGGATCCAACATCAGTGCTGCGCGAACAGCCGCTTCGGCTGTATGTGCTGCGGAGCTGCTACATCCGTCGGGAAAGATTGTCAGTCGGATGGGAGTAATTGGTGCGGGCCCAATCGCACGAACAAGTTGTGAATATCTCATTCGTACAGGATGGAAAGTTGGTGAGTTCCGTGTGTTGGATCTGGAGAAGGCGCGCGCAGAAGTATTTGCGGATCAGTTGACGTCGTGTGATCAGCGAGCTGCGGTGTATGATCGTTACGAAGACGTGCTCTCAGCCAGCGATTTGGTACTGTTTGCGACGACGGCGGCTGCGCCTTACATCAATGATGTCGAGCTGTTCCGGCACAATCCAACTGTCCTGCACCTTTCGCTTAGAGATCTTTCGATTGAAAATGTTTTGTCGTGCCAGAACATCGTCGATGACGTGGAGCATTGCTTGAAAGCGAACACGTCGGTCCATCTCACAGAGCAATGCCTCGGTCATCGCAAGTTCGTTAGCGGCACAATTTCTCAACTAATTGCGGGCGAGATGCGCGCAGACAATGATCGCCCTCGACTGTTTTCACCGTTCGGGCTTGGAATTCTGGATCTCGCCGTAGGCCGTGTGATCTACAATAAGTACCGTCGTGATCTGGGAGGATCGGCCGTTGCTGGGTTCTTTCCCGAAGATTAA
- the sbnA gene encoding 2,3-diaminopropionate biosynthesis protein SbnA: MPDDLITIKSRIPVRTRSPSIAPPFRVPPSLAGLEKFEKMIQDDVFYSIHLPRTAIEVQLKIEAFNPAGSIKFKTALAIMSDLQRARSLRAGSTIVESSSGNLGLALAILSGSLGLRFICVCDPNISPDTRHLIEAHGGALEQVTSTDNNGGFLGTRLARIEELRRGSPEVVWTNQYANPAAKWAHHRWTGPAISRRFQKIDFLFVGVGTSGTAMGCAEYFRAHAPVTQVIGVDSVGSVTFGAEPQRRYLPGLGASQKPQLFDPQLLDDKVMVPEIDTVRACWDFRREHGFLIGASTGTVLAGIRLYANKIPPGSSIVAISPDFGERYAGTLYADQWVKERYPDFDMRR; the protein is encoded by the coding sequence ATGCCTGACGATCTGATTACTATCAAGAGTAGGATCCCCGTCCGCACTCGGTCTCCGAGCATCGCTCCACCGTTTCGTGTCCCGCCCAGCCTTGCCGGCCTGGAAAAATTTGAAAAAATGATCCAGGACGATGTGTTTTATTCAATTCATCTTCCTAGGACCGCGATAGAAGTGCAGTTGAAAATCGAAGCGTTCAATCCCGCTGGGTCGATTAAATTCAAAACCGCATTAGCTATCATGTCAGATCTTCAACGTGCTCGCAGCTTGCGCGCCGGGTCGACGATAGTTGAGTCATCTTCGGGCAATTTAGGTCTTGCTCTGGCGATCTTAAGCGGATCGCTCGGCCTTCGGTTCATCTGTGTTTGCGACCCGAATATTTCTCCTGATACGCGGCACTTAATCGAGGCACACGGAGGTGCGCTCGAGCAAGTTACGAGCACCGACAACAACGGCGGCTTTCTGGGCACGCGGCTTGCTCGAATTGAAGAACTCAGGAGAGGATCTCCCGAAGTCGTGTGGACAAACCAGTATGCGAATCCAGCCGCGAAGTGGGCTCATCACAGATGGACAGGGCCGGCAATCTCGCGACGGTTTCAGAAGATAGATTTCTTGTTCGTTGGTGTTGGAACGTCTGGCACGGCCATGGGCTGTGCGGAGTATTTTCGGGCGCATGCTCCGGTCACGCAGGTGATCGGGGTTGACAGTGTCGGATCTGTGACGTTTGGCGCCGAGCCGCAACGACGTTATCTGCCAGGCTTGGGGGCCAGCCAGAAGCCGCAACTGTTTGACCCGCAGTTATTGGACGACAAGGTTATGGTTCCGGAGATCGATACCGTGCGCGCTTGTTGGGATTTTCGGCGAGAACATGGCTTTTTGATTGGTGCGTCGACCGGGACGGTACTGGCGGGAATACGTCTCTACGCGAATAAGATACCGCCTGGCTCGTCCATCGTTGCGATTAGCCCCGATTTTGGCGAGCGCTATGCTGGCACTCTTTATGCGGACCAGTGGGTCAAAGAGAGATATCCGGACTTTGATATGCGCCGCTGA
- a CDS encoding acyl carrier protein, translating into MDTRKKLGAIILKAIGSKHIDSEIPMAASLHDIVLSSLQFVVILGEVERIFEIVLPDEYLDPSKFDSFGSLVELVERLRGVHA; encoded by the coding sequence ATGGACACGCGAAAGAAACTAGGAGCGATCATCCTTAAGGCGATCGGATCGAAGCATATCGATAGCGAGATCCCGATGGCGGCATCGCTGCATGATATCGTACTGTCATCCTTGCAGTTTGTCGTAATCTTAGGAGAGGTCGAACGAATATTCGAGATTGTACTGCCAGATGAGTATCTAGATCCATCCAAGTTTGACAGCTTTGGATCTCTCGTGGAGCTGGTCGAGCGACTGCGAGGCGTCCATGCCTGA